The proteins below are encoded in one region of Hordeum vulgare subsp. vulgare chromosome 3H, MorexV3_pseudomolecules_assembly, whole genome shotgun sequence:
- the LOC123439746 gene encoding uncharacterized protein LOC123439746, with protein MRAKLPVVIAGASAPPRPFSPWRRRELPIRLASSKPPRALQNSEGGSRPLGRAWPAVSAALFGAGFLLGPLLDGIHSRVGLQVYGNGALDLGPLHTHILVPPLLGAFYCTVGLLQLFLDERAAPGPRSKATGRPRDTATSLIVLALFIELSAEMYMAGVQSNVEAYVLFAVAEFVWLFLDSSWLGFALACLVGVACPLAEVPLVRLLECWSYPNADIQLFGTGLMSWTTTCYFVYTPFLVNLARLLKSRLADDDTEGKEE; from the exons ATGCGCGCTAAGCTCCCCGTGGTCATCGCCGGTGCCTCTGCGCCGCCGCGCCCCTTCTCCCCCTGGCGCCGCCGCGAGCTACCCATCCGGCTGGCCTCGTCCAAACCTCCCCGTGCCCTGCAGAACAGCGAGGGAGGCAGTAGGcccctggggcgcgcctggcCGGCCGTCTCCGCTGCCCTCTTCGGCGCGGGGTTCCTCCTCGGGCCGCTCCTGGACGGCATCCACTCCCGCGTCGGCCTCCAGGTCTACGGAAACGGCGCCCTCGACTTGGGCCCCCTCCACACCCACATCCTG GTGCCGCCCCTTCTCGGAGCGTTCTACTGCACCGTGGGGCTGCTCCAGCTCTTCCTGGACGAGAGGGCGGCCCCCGGCCCCAGGTCCAAGGCCACCGGGAGACCGCGCGACACGGCGACGTCGCTCAT AGTCCTCGCCCTGTTCATCGAGCTGAGCGCGGAGATGTACATGGCCGGGgtgcagagcaacgtggaggcgtACGTGCTGTTCGCCGTGGCGGAGTTCGTGTGGCTCTTCCTCGACAGCTCCTGGCTCGGCTTCGCCCTGGCCTGCCTCGTGGGAGTCGCCTGCCCTCTCGCCGAGGTCCCGCTCGTCAG ATTGCTGGAGTGCTGGAGCTATCCCAATGCCGACATCCAACTGTTTGGCACC GGGCTGATGAGCTGGACGACGACGTGCTACTTCGTGTACACGCCTTTCCTGGTGAATCTGGCGAGATTgctcaagtcaaggctggcggacGATGACACGGAGGGAAAGGAAGAATGA
- the LOC123443377 gene encoding uncharacterized protein LOC123443377, with protein MARESSPEIDDELFNEVYGKAYSGPVASAANSVIPKASDEKKPLICEKSDDEDEPRDPNAVPTDFTSREARVWEAKAKATERNWKKRKEEEMICKICGESGHFTQGCPSTLGANRRNADFFERVPARDKQVRDLFTDRTISQIEKDVGCKIRMDEKFLFVSGKDRLVLAKGVDAVHKLIQESKGKHSSSSPKRDRSRSPVRKSVDFRPRHSDSQWSHSQRNVPHSQSKGHYNERPIDGRLHDDIPKYPKGSPQAYTNYGAKDHPVQSKSAFRPSYLDEPLRSHGGNNQYAAAHMPNNCSTERHGADAHLDLKFDLPSYPQTLEELEIEFKREAMELARARDQEEDEENSKHRESLREMRENHMKSVSVTRSMQARKWDEFLEQSFKRQQQAQQTSYAQTGYPDFDQRTAHYAATGPPIDSKNTYPYATDNYSAPRRHAAYGEFQHDRHDDLGRTYGRY; from the exons ATGGCGAGGGAATCAAGTCCTGAGATAGATGATGAACTTTTCAATGAAGTTTATGGGAAAGCCTACAGTGGTCCAGTTGCATCTGCTGCAAACAGCGTGATACCTAAAGCAAGTGATGAAAAGAAGCCCCTGATCTGTGAGAAgtcagatgatgaagatgagccCCGGGATCCCAATGCTGTCCCTACTGACTTCACTAGtagagaggctagggtttgggagGCTAAAGCTAAGGCTACAGAAAGGAACtggaagaagaggaaggaagaagaaatgatCTGCAAAATATGTGGAGAATCAGGTCATTTCACTCAG GGTTGTCCATCCACACTTGGAGCAAATAGGAGAAATGCAGATTTCTTTGAAAGAGTTCCAGCAAGAGACAAACAAGTCAGGGATCTTTTCACTGATAGGACAATAAGTCAGATTGAGAAGGATGTGGGCTGTAAAATCAGAATGGACGAGAAGTTCCTGTTTGTCAGTGGGAAAGATAGGTTAGTGCTAGCCAAAGGTGTAGATGCTGTGCATAAACTCATCCAGGAAAGTAAGGGTAAACATAGTTCAAGCAGCCCAAAACGGGATCGTTCTAGATCTCCTGTGCGAAAATCAGTTGATTTTCGTCCCAGGCATTCAGATTCCCAATGGTCCCATAGCCAAAGAAATGTGCCACACTCTCAAAGTAAAGGCCACTATAATGAAAGGCCTATAGATGGTCGCTTGCATGATGATATTCCCAAGTATCCAAAAGGATCTCCACAAG CTTATACCAACTACGGAGCAAAAGACCATCCAGTCCAATCAAAATCTGCATTTCGACCCTCTTATCTTGATGAACCCCTTAGATCACATGGTGGGAATAACCAATATGCTGCGGCACATATGCCCAATAACTGCAGCACTGAGAGACATGGAGCAGATGCCCATCTAGACCTTAAGTTTGACCTCCCTTCCTATCCACAAACTTTGGAAGAGCTTGAAATTGAGTTCAAGAGAGAAGCAATGGAATTAGCTAGAGCCCGTGACCAGGAGGAGGATGAAGAGAACTCTAAGCATCGCGAG TCACTTAGAGAAATGAGGGAGAACCACATGAAGAGTGTGTCAGTCACGAGGAGTATGCAAGCAAGGAAGTGGGATGAATTTCTGGAACAAAGTTTTAAAAGGCAACAGCAAGCTCAGCAGACCTCATATGCCCAAACTGGGTATCCCGATTTTGATCAGAGAACTGCACATTATGCTGCTACTGGTCCACCAATTGATTCGAAGAACACATATCCATATGCTACTGATAACTATTCTGCTCCAAGGCGTCATGCTGCTTATGGCGAGTTTCAGCATGACAGACATGACGATTTAGGGAGGACTTATGGGCGATATTAG